A genome region from Alkalimarinus coralli includes the following:
- a CDS encoding IS3 family transposase (programmed frameshift), translated as MAARKKYSKEFKLDAISLVIDQGYSKAEAARNLGINPNVLGRWIKEHENDDGHAFRGNGKLTPEQEELRRLREENKRLKMERDILKKGSHLFCHGSKVKYAFIAQHKKVWPIGIMCQQLGVTRSGYYSFLKRQATMSDDPTHTEMIEWIQDIAESSEHTYGYRRMKKALNILGYRVGRNKTRKLMKEAGVKVKHKKKYKVTTNSNHKQPVFDNLLEREFAVEKPDQVYASDITYIWTQEGWLYLAVVIDLYSRKVVGWSMSSRMKAQMVCDALKMAIWQRRPQAGLIHHSDRGSQYASKEFRKLLTLHNFNGSMSKKGDCWDNAVVESFFGTLKQERVQWKSYQTRHEAQQDILEYISVFYNNQRMHSYLGYRSPAEFEKEMTELRKVA; from the exons ATGGCAGCAAGAAAGAAGTACTCAAAAGAGTTTAAATTAGACGCGATTAGTCTGGTAATTGACCAGGGCTATTCGAAGGCTGAAGCGGCAAGAAATCTTGGTATTAATCCTAACGTTTTAGGGCGCTGGATCAAAGAGCACGAAAATGATGATGGTCACGCATTCCGCGGCAATGGAAAGCTGACACCGGAACAAGAAGAGCTTCGCCGCTTAAGGGAAGAAAACAAACGGCTCAAGATGGAGCGCGACATCCTAAAAAAAG GCAGCCACCTTTTTTGCCACGGAAGCAAAGTAAAATACGCTTTCATCGCCCAGCATAAAAAGGTGTGGCCTATTGGCATTATGTGCCAACAATTGGGTGTTACACGTTCAGGTTATTATAGTTTTTTAAAACGCCAAGCTACTATGTCTGACGATCCAACTCATACCGAAATGATTGAATGGATACAAGATATCGCAGAGTCAAGTGAGCATACATACGGCTACCGAAGAATGAAAAAAGCGCTGAATATTCTTGGCTATCGGGTAGGCAGGAACAAAACTAGAAAGTTAATGAAAGAAGCTGGTGTTAAGGTCAAGCACAAGAAAAAGTATAAGGTCACGACAAACAGTAATCATAAGCAACCTGTATTCGATAATCTGTTAGAGCGGGAGTTTGCAGTTGAAAAGCCTGATCAGGTTTATGCCTCAGATATCACGTATATCTGGACACAAGAAGGTTGGCTGTATTTAGCTGTTGTGATTGACCTTTACTCAAGAAAGGTTGTTGGCTGGAGCATGAGTTCGCGAATGAAGGCTCAGATGGTTTGTGATGCACTCAAGATGGCAATTTGGCAAAGACGCCCGCAGGCCGGGTTAATACATCATTCTGATCGGGGGAGCCAGTACGCCAGCAAGGAGTTTAGAAAACTTCTAACGCTGCATAATTTTAATGGAAGTATGAGCAAGAAAGGTGACTGTTGGGATAATGCGGTTGTTGAAAGTTTCTTTGGAACTTTGAAGCAAGAACGTGTTCAATGGAAAAGCTATCAAACACGACATGAAGCTCAGCAAGACATCCTGGAGTACATCTCAGTGTTTTATAACAATCAGCGGATGCATTCCTATCTGGGCTATCGAAGCCCGGCGGAATTTGAAAAAGAAATGACTGAACTAAGAAAAGTAGCTTAA
- a CDS encoding type II toxin-antitoxin system Phd/YefM family antitoxin: MSTLTSREFNQDTGRAKKEALTGPVYITDRGRPSHVLLSYEEYRAMTEKKASIGEMLSMDGVEDIEFAPGKLTDKAAAAEF, encoded by the coding sequence ATGTCTACGCTAACAAGTCGAGAGTTCAATCAGGACACAGGGAGAGCTAAGAAAGAAGCTTTAACAGGGCCTGTATATATTACTGATCGAGGAAGGCCGTCTCATGTTTTATTGTCATATGAAGAGTATAGAGCGATGACGGAGAAAAAGGCTTCAATCGGTGAAATGCTCTCTATGGATGGAGTTGAGGACATTGAATTTGCCCCGGGTAAATTAACTGATAAGGCAGCGGCTGCAGAATTCTAG
- a CDS encoding Fic family protein encodes MMFTELDSLKAKLDALRPLPKHTVKSLHEQLVLDWTYNSNAIEGNTLTLKETKVVLEGITVGGKSMREHCEAINHKEAIDFVEDIVSNKAPLSESLIKSIHHLVLKQIDDENAGVYRQQNVVISGAEHRPPGCIKVPDEMQTLVECHNRLEIHPVESAARLHTDFVKIHPFVDGNGRTARLLMNFELMRNGYLPVVIKAKDRLSYYDALDTAHTKNDYSFFITMVINAEIAMLNTYLELICCD; translated from the coding sequence ATGATGTTTACCGAATTAGACAGTTTAAAAGCAAAATTAGATGCTTTGCGCCCTCTGCCAAAGCACACGGTTAAGAGCTTACACGAACAATTGGTGTTGGACTGGACTTATAACTCCAACGCGATTGAAGGAAACACGCTAACGTTAAAAGAAACAAAAGTTGTTCTAGAAGGCATTACTGTGGGTGGTAAGTCTATGCGAGAGCACTGTGAGGCTATTAATCATAAGGAAGCTATAGACTTTGTTGAGGATATCGTAAGTAACAAAGCGCCATTAAGTGAGAGTCTGATTAAGTCGATACACCACTTAGTTCTTAAACAAATTGATGATGAAAATGCGGGTGTTTACAGGCAGCAAAATGTTGTTATTTCTGGTGCAGAACATAGGCCACCTGGTTGTATCAAGGTTCCTGATGAAATGCAGACGCTTGTAGAATGCCATAATAGGTTGGAGATTCACCCCGTTGAATCAGCAGCTCGACTGCATACTGACTTTGTTAAGATACACCCGTTTGTTGATGGAAATGGTCGGACCGCACGGTTGCTGATGAATTTTGAGTTGATGCGGAACGGGTATTTGCCTGTTGTAATAAAGGCTAAAGATAGGTTGTCTTATTATGATGCGCTTGACACCGCCCATACAAAGAACGACTACAGTTTTTTCATCACAATGGTGATTAATGCTGAAATTGCGATGCTTAATACATATCTTGAATTGATCTGTTGTGACTAG
- a CDS encoding type II toxin-antitoxin system VapC family toxin — MYLLDTNVVSELRKVKSGKADKNVENWSFQVDPQLLYVSSIVIHELELGILLAERSDPTKGQVLRKWMNDFVLPAFEGRILPVDKDVALVSAKYHVPDPKPYRDTLIAATTIVHDMAIVTRNVDDFNLDGLKVLNPWESN; from the coding sequence ATGTATTTATTAGATACCAATGTGGTCTCTGAACTTAGAAAAGTGAAGAGTGGAAAAGCAGACAAGAATGTTGAGAACTGGTCGTTTCAAGTTGATCCTCAGTTGCTTTATGTTTCGTCAATAGTTATTCATGAACTTGAGTTGGGTATTCTTCTGGCTGAACGATCAGACCCAACAAAAGGGCAAGTACTTAGAAAGTGGATGAACGACTTTGTTTTGCCAGCATTTGAAGGCCGTATACTGCCAGTTGATAAAGACGTGGCTTTGGTGAGCGCTAAGTACCATGTTCCTGATCCGAAGCCTTACAGGGATACATTGATTGCGGCTACGACTATCGTTCACGATATGGCGATAGTTACACGCAATGTCGATGATTTTAATTTAGATGGGCTCAAGGTGTTGAACCCTTGGGAAAGTAACTAA
- a CDS encoding sensor domain-containing diguanylate cyclase, translated as MANDNLDIKEFHWLMDMLQTIDVGLIVLDRDFKVQVWNNFMENHSGINPITVKDQVLFEVFEDIPKDWFTQKAESVFLLKNRAFITWELRPYLFKFKNYRPITGTEEFMYQNINISPLASADGTVNHVCVIIYDVTDIASNKKALESANRELESLSRTDRLTMLNNRGYWEECLQNEYSRLQRYDTTSSLVMFDIDHFKKVNDTYGHQAGDEVIRTVSKILRDSLRKTDIAGRYGGEEFGIILGHTSAENAFIFCERLRKTIEETTVVHDNISIQFTVSLGICEASKKLDDYKQWLEKTDQALYQCKENGRNQTRIFDLSTL; from the coding sequence ATGGCAAATGATAATTTAGATATAAAAGAATTCCATTGGTTGATGGATATGCTACAGACCATTGATGTAGGTCTGATCGTTCTTGATAGGGATTTTAAAGTACAAGTTTGGAACAACTTTATGGAAAACCACAGTGGTATCAACCCTATCACTGTGAAAGACCAAGTACTGTTTGAAGTGTTTGAGGACATCCCAAAAGATTGGTTTACCCAAAAAGCAGAGTCTGTTTTCTTGCTGAAAAACAGAGCATTTATCACTTGGGAGCTGCGCCCTTACCTCTTTAAGTTCAAAAACTACCGTCCAATTACCGGTACTGAAGAGTTTATGTACCAGAACATCAACATCAGCCCATTGGCCTCAGCAGACGGCACCGTTAACCACGTCTGTGTGATCATTTATGATGTTACAGATATTGCCAGCAACAAGAAGGCGCTCGAAAGCGCCAACAGAGAACTGGAATCACTCAGTCGCACAGATCGTCTAACGATGCTCAACAATCGTGGCTACTGGGAAGAGTGCCTGCAAAATGAGTACAGCCGTTTGCAAAGGTATGACACCACCTCATCACTGGTCATGTTTGATATTGACCACTTTAAGAAAGTAAATGACACCTATGGCCACCAGGCGGGTGACGAAGTAATAAGAACCGTATCTAAAATATTACGGGATTCGCTCCGCAAAACGGATATCGCTGGCCGTTACGGTGGTGAAGAGTTTGGCATTATTCTAGGCCACACCAGTGCCGAAAATGCCTTTATCTTCTGTGAACGTTTACGTAAAACAATTGAAGAAACAACCGTAGTCCACGACAACATCAGCATTCAATTTACGGTAAGCCTGGGGATTTGCGAAGCATCAAAAAAACTGGACGATTACAAACAGTGGCTAGAAAAGACCGATCAGGCGCTGTACCAATGTAAAGAAAATGGCCGTAACCAAACCAGGATATTCGATTTGTCGACGCTTTAG
- a CDS encoding cell division inhibitor SulA, protein MKQLSFYDEQPSYEPEHSLYAVEDSSAKFLTNKRAAGNSEAGSKQRIASKGNVTEIILSPEQADNIQMLLPMMTQLNQENRWLAWVDPPQSLLNRWQQQSGIIADQIMILRSTDIKSTLELAQQALSAGTCHAVVAWTNKLTKKDFGLLESASAKGNSHGVVMRYR, encoded by the coding sequence ATGAAGCAATTGAGTTTCTATGATGAGCAGCCTAGTTACGAACCGGAACACTCCCTCTACGCAGTAGAAGACAGTTCGGCCAAGTTCCTCACTAACAAGCGTGCAGCGGGCAACTCAGAAGCAGGCAGTAAACAACGCATTGCTTCAAAGGGCAATGTCACGGAAATTATATTATCCCCCGAGCAGGCAGATAACATTCAAATGTTGCTACCGATGATGACTCAATTAAATCAAGAGAACAGATGGCTGGCATGGGTCGATCCACCCCAGAGCCTGCTAAACCGATGGCAACAACAATCGGGAATCATTGCTGACCAGATTATGATATTGAGGTCAACGGATATAAAATCAACGCTGGAGCTTGCTCAACAAGCCCTATCAGCAGGCACTTGCCATGCAGTCGTTGCATGGACTAACAAACTGACTAAAAAAGATTTTGGCTTACTGGAATCAGCATCAGCTAAAGGAAATAGCCATGGCGTAGTAATGAGATATCGCTAA
- a CDS encoding Dyp-type peroxidase, with product MNNSQPGILKPIPISARYLIFSIEDQYSVSEALSRLSSLADGDNVVVGIGHSTISYLGADIEGIKTFPSFVSCGIEIPATHGALWCWVRGSDRGDLIHKEREITQALAPAFAIENIVDAFRHGEGLDLSGYEDGTENPKGDDAIACALVSSKEKGMDGSSFVAVQQWIHDLNTFDDMEPIEQDHTIGRRKSDNEELDDAPASAHVKRTAQEDFSPEAFVIRRSMPWANEAGEGLNFVSFGKSFDAFEAQLNRMTGRDDQIVDALFRFTRPITGGYFWCPPIAEGKLDLTALKLGK from the coding sequence ATGAACAACTCGCAACCCGGTATTTTAAAGCCGATACCTATTTCAGCACGCTATCTAATCTTTTCTATCGAAGACCAATATAGCGTCTCTGAAGCGTTATCTCGGCTATCATCGCTTGCTGATGGAGATAATGTCGTTGTTGGCATAGGGCACTCCACTATTTCGTATCTAGGCGCTGATATAGAGGGAATTAAGACTTTTCCATCCTTCGTGAGTTGTGGTATCGAAATACCTGCCACCCATGGAGCCCTCTGGTGCTGGGTGCGAGGTAGCGATAGAGGCGACTTAATACACAAAGAACGCGAGATTACGCAAGCTCTAGCGCCAGCGTTTGCGATTGAAAACATTGTAGATGCATTCAGGCATGGCGAGGGTCTGGATTTGAGTGGTTATGAGGATGGGACTGAAAACCCTAAAGGGGACGATGCGATAGCCTGTGCGCTGGTGTCTTCTAAAGAAAAGGGGATGGATGGTAGTAGTTTTGTTGCAGTGCAGCAGTGGATACATGACCTAAATACATTTGATGATATGGAACCCATCGAGCAGGACCATACCATCGGGCGTCGAAAAAGTGATAATGAAGAGCTAGATGATGCACCTGCTTCGGCTCACGTAAAACGAACTGCGCAAGAAGATTTTAGTCCTGAGGCATTTGTTATTAGACGCTCTATGCCTTGGGCTAATGAAGCTGGAGAGGGATTGAATTTTGTCTCGTTTGGCAAGTCGTTCGATGCATTTGAGGCTCAACTAAACCGAATGACCGGCCGAGATGACCAAATTGTTGATGCATTATTTCGTTTTACCAGACCGATCACTGGCGGGTATTTTTGGTGCCCCCCGATAGCGGAAGGTAAACTTGACCTTACGGCATTGAAATTAGGTAAATAA
- a CDS encoding DUF1329 domain-containing protein, translated as MKLSKLVTAVAVLTLSTSSGLSLAKVDETTAKRLQNDLTPVGAERYGNSEGTIPAWDGGITKIPENYEEGEFHPDPFADDKMLFKITSANMAKYEKNLTDGQKALLTQYAPGYEIPVYPTRRSASYPEWIYEKLAENALTAELQENANGVRNTIATSPFPIPNNGVEAIWNHILRFRGEQAEFKSAIVTPTKDGSYNPILTNYSYYFTYAEPGITLDEIDNKIFYLKTKINSPAKLAGTLTLVHETLDQVRSPRKAWRYQAGERRLRRVPNLEYGTDLPSSESLRTVDQKDMYNGAPNQYQWNLLGKREVYIPYNSYKLNEASTDASKVVSPKHINQELTRYELHRVWAVEGILRDGLRHAYHKRRFFFDEDTWQIVLAEDFDEDGNLWRVSEAHPVNFYQIPVTWTTVELTYDLKAERYYIEGLDKQGTIDFNPEFKRRAFTTSAARREAKR; from the coding sequence ATGAAATTATCCAAACTGGTTACAGCGGTAGCTGTCCTGACGCTGTCAACATCAAGCGGCTTATCCTTAGCCAAAGTTGACGAGACCACCGCCAAACGGCTGCAGAACGACCTGACACCGGTTGGTGCTGAGCGCTATGGTAATTCAGAAGGCACTATCCCGGCCTGGGATGGTGGCATAACGAAGATTCCAGAAAATTACGAAGAGGGCGAGTTTCACCCAGACCCTTTCGCTGACGACAAAATGTTATTCAAAATCACAAGCGCCAACATGGCAAAATATGAGAAAAACCTGACTGATGGCCAAAAGGCGCTGTTAACCCAATATGCACCGGGTTATGAGATTCCTGTCTACCCTACCCGACGTTCCGCCTCCTACCCAGAATGGATATATGAGAAGCTTGCTGAAAACGCGTTAACCGCAGAACTGCAAGAAAACGCCAACGGTGTGAGAAATACAATTGCAACCAGCCCGTTCCCTATCCCTAATAATGGAGTAGAAGCAATATGGAACCATATCTTGCGCTTTAGGGGCGAACAGGCTGAGTTTAAATCTGCAATCGTAACCCCCACCAAAGACGGCTCTTATAACCCTATTCTTACTAATTACAGTTACTACTTCACATACGCAGAGCCCGGTATTACGCTAGATGAAATAGACAACAAGATTTTTTATCTCAAAACCAAGATCAATAGCCCAGCCAAACTAGCGGGCACATTGACATTAGTACATGAGACACTCGACCAGGTTCGATCTCCACGTAAAGCATGGCGTTACCAAGCAGGTGAACGACGCTTAAGACGCGTGCCGAACCTCGAATATGGAACCGACCTGCCAAGCTCTGAGAGTCTTCGGACGGTAGACCAGAAAGATATGTACAATGGTGCCCCCAATCAGTACCAATGGAACCTTCTCGGCAAAAGAGAAGTGTACATTCCCTATAACTCTTACAAGCTGAACGAAGCCAGCACTGACGCCTCAAAAGTAGTCAGCCCCAAACATATCAACCAGGAACTTACACGCTATGAACTCCACCGAGTTTGGGCAGTAGAAGGAATTCTGCGAGATGGTTTGAGACACGCTTATCACAAACGTCGCTTTTTCTTTGATGAGGATACCTGGCAAATCGTACTGGCCGAAGATTTTGATGAAGATGGCAACCTTTGGAGAGTATCAGAAGCGCATCCTGTGAACTTTTATCAGATACCCGTTACCTGGACGACGGTCGAGCTGACCTATGATCTTAAAGCTGAACGTTACTACATTGAAGGTTTGGATAAGCAAGGCACAATCGATTTCAACCCAGAATTCAAAAGAAGAGCATTTACAACATCTGCTGCACGTAGGGAAGCTAAGCGTTAG
- the htpG gene encoding molecular chaperone HtpG, with protein MTVETKKETLGFQTEVKQLLHLMIHSLYSNKEIFLRELISNASDAEDKLRFEALSKPELYEDDGELNIRLAFDKEANTVTITDNGIGMSRQDVLDHLGTIAKSGTADFMKSLSGDQQKDSQLIGQFGVGFYSSFIVAKRVEVFTRRAGLDASEGVRWESEGEGEFTLETIEKKERGTSIVLHLKDEEKEFADGWRLRSLVKKYSDHISFPVVMLSEPMPAAEGEEAKEPEDETINEATALWTLSRSEVKDEEYKEFYKHISHDFQDPLTWSHNRVEGKLEYTSLLYVPSKAPFDMYNREAPRGLKLYVQRVFIMDDAEQFLPLYLRFIKGVVDSNDLSLNVSREILQSDKAVDSMRSALTKRVLDTLTKLAKNDPEKYQAFWNEFGQVIKEGPAEDMGNKDKIVKLLRFASTHTGKTDQDQSIEDYIGRMKEGQDKIYYIAADSFGTATSSPHLEIFRKKGIEVLIMSDRIDDWMMSYLTEFDGKQFQDVAKGELDLGDVENEEVKKQEEEATKELESLLTQIKELLKDKVADVRVTSRLTDSPACLVVGEQDMGAQMRRIMEAAGQSLPDSKPIFELNPEHPLVTRLNEEQNDDRFNDLAWVLFDQAALASGDALKEPGAFVSRLNKLLLDLSK; from the coding sequence ATGACTGTAGAAACAAAAAAAGAGACCTTAGGTTTTCAGACCGAAGTTAAACAACTTCTTCATTTGATGATCCACTCTTTGTACAGTAACAAAGAGATATTTCTTCGAGAGCTAATATCAAATGCGTCTGATGCAGAAGACAAATTGCGTTTCGAAGCCTTATCAAAGCCAGAGCTTTACGAAGATGATGGTGAACTTAATATTCGTTTGGCGTTCGATAAAGAAGCCAACACAGTTACCATTACAGATAATGGTATTGGTATGTCCCGTCAGGATGTGCTTGACCATCTAGGTACCATTGCGAAGTCAGGTACTGCAGACTTTATGAAGAGTCTGTCTGGCGACCAGCAAAAAGATTCGCAGCTGATCGGTCAGTTTGGTGTTGGTTTCTACTCATCATTTATCGTTGCAAAGCGTGTAGAAGTCTTTACTCGTCGTGCAGGACTTGATGCATCGGAAGGTGTTCGCTGGGAATCTGAAGGTGAAGGCGAATTTACGCTTGAGACCATCGAGAAGAAAGAACGCGGTACATCGATTGTACTTCACCTGAAAGATGAAGAGAAAGAGTTTGCAGACGGGTGGCGTTTGCGTAGCCTGGTTAAAAAATACTCTGATCATATCTCTTTCCCGGTAGTTATGCTGTCGGAGCCAATGCCTGCGGCAGAAGGTGAAGAAGCGAAAGAGCCTGAAGATGAGACGATTAACGAAGCAACAGCCCTTTGGACGCTCTCTCGCTCTGAAGTAAAAGACGAAGAGTACAAAGAGTTCTATAAGCATATAAGCCATGACTTCCAAGACCCTTTGACATGGTCTCACAACCGTGTAGAAGGTAAGCTTGAATATACTAGCTTGCTGTATGTCCCTTCAAAAGCACCGTTTGACATGTATAACCGCGAAGCGCCTCGAGGGCTTAAGTTATATGTGCAGCGTGTCTTCATTATGGATGATGCTGAGCAATTTTTACCTCTTTACCTGCGTTTTATTAAAGGTGTGGTTGATTCAAATGATCTGTCACTTAATGTCTCTCGTGAAATTCTGCAGAGCGATAAAGCAGTTGACAGCATGCGTAGTGCATTGACCAAACGTGTCCTTGATACGTTGACCAAACTCGCAAAAAATGACCCTGAAAAATACCAGGCATTCTGGAATGAGTTTGGCCAGGTTATTAAAGAAGGCCCAGCAGAAGATATGGGCAACAAGGACAAAATCGTCAAGTTGCTCCGCTTTGCCTCTACACATACCGGTAAGACCGATCAGGATCAGTCAATTGAAGACTATATCGGCCGAATGAAAGAAGGTCAGGATAAGATCTACTATATCGCCGCTGATAGCTTCGGTACCGCGACCAGCAGCCCTCACTTGGAGATCTTCCGCAAGAAGGGCATCGAAGTGCTCATCATGTCAGACCGCATTGATGACTGGATGATGTCTTACTTAACTGAGTTTGATGGCAAGCAGTTCCAGGATGTCGCGAAAGGCGAACTTGATCTGGGTGATGTAGAGAACGAAGAAGTTAAAAAGCAGGAAGAGGAAGCGACTAAGGAACTAGAGAGCTTACTCACTCAAATTAAAGAGTTGCTTAAAGACAAAGTAGCCGATGTTCGTGTGACCAGCCGTTTGACTGACTCCCCAGCATGTTTAGTGGTTGGCGAGCAGGATATGGGCGCTCAAATGAGACGTATCATGGAAGCGGCGGGTCAAAGCCTTCCTGATAGCAAGCCAATTTTTGAGTTGAACCCTGAGCATCCACTTGTTACTCGGTTAAACGAAGAGCAAAACGATGACCGCTTTAACGATTTGGCTTGGGTATTGTTCGATCAGGCAGCGTTGGCAAGTGGCGATGCACTGAAAGAGCCGGGTGCTTTTGTTAGTCGCTTGAACAAGCTGTTGCTTGACCTGAGCAAGTAA
- a CDS encoding nucleoside deaminase: protein MVDHVIHNGTVVGRGHNRRVQKGSVVLHGEMDAFENCGRRSADFYRECTLYTTLSPCPMCSGAILLYEIPKVVIGENVTFLGEEEYLKSKGIDVDVLQNGECIRMMKTFIEKQPSLWNEDIGE from the coding sequence TTGGTTGACCACGTCATTCATAACGGAACAGTCGTAGGAAGAGGGCACAACCGTAGAGTACAGAAGGGCAGTGTCGTTTTACATGGCGAGATGGATGCGTTTGAAAACTGTGGTAGACGGTCAGCTGACTTTTATCGGGAGTGCACCCTGTATACAACGCTTTCACCATGCCCCATGTGCAGCGGAGCCATTCTGCTATATGAAATACCAAAGGTCGTTATTGGCGAGAATGTGACCTTTCTAGGAGAGGAAGAATATTTAAAATCAAAAGGCATAGACGTTGACGTTTTGCAGAATGGTGAGTGTATTCGCATGATGAAAACGTTTATTGAGAAACAACCTTCTTTATGGAATGAAGATATTGGTGAGTAA
- a CDS encoding response regulator, whose translation MTTPVLICDDSSVARKQMARSLPADWDIEISYAVHGEDAIEQLKEGKGEIMFLDLNMPVMDGYETLEEIIKNDIQTMVIVVSGDIQPEAHQRVKALGALEFIKKPIGVDDLTVILEKFGLYAKPTSPQAEAAEAKQATKPAPARRSDKELEAAGSVQYRDCIQEIANVAMGQAADLLARLLDVFVKLPIPNVNILEVSELKMALSQAEQGDTYTAVCQGFIGSGIAGEALLVFSDSSYTDMAKLLKYTGELNDTAELELIMDIASILVGACTGGIAQQLDIAFSQGHPMVLGQHVKVSDLVKTNETRWKQALAIEITYEIENYDITCDLMLLFTEDSIDNLNQRLSYLMD comes from the coding sequence ATGACAACACCCGTCTTAATTTGTGACGATTCCAGCGTTGCCAGAAAACAAATGGCTCGATCTCTACCTGCCGACTGGGACATAGAAATCAGTTATGCCGTACATGGCGAAGATGCAATAGAGCAGCTTAAAGAGGGCAAAGGCGAGATTATGTTTCTTGACCTAAATATGCCCGTAATGGACGGATATGAGACGCTTGAAGAGATCATAAAAAACGATATTCAAACAATGGTTATTGTTGTTTCTGGGGATATCCAGCCAGAAGCCCATCAGCGAGTTAAAGCGCTAGGTGCACTGGAGTTTATAAAAAAACCTATCGGTGTTGATGATTTAACCGTCATTTTGGAAAAGTTTGGGCTATATGCCAAACCCACAAGCCCTCAGGCCGAAGCGGCTGAGGCGAAACAAGCCACCAAACCCGCTCCAGCGCGCAGGTCAGATAAGGAGCTTGAGGCCGCCGGTTCCGTTCAATACCGTGATTGTATTCAGGAAATTGCCAACGTCGCTATGGGACAAGCGGCGGATCTTCTTGCCAGACTGCTTGATGTATTCGTAAAGCTGCCAATTCCCAATGTCAACATCCTTGAGGTCAGCGAATTAAAAATGGCGCTGTCACAAGCCGAACAAGGCGATACTTACACCGCGGTTTGCCAGGGTTTTATTGGTTCAGGCATTGCGGGAGAGGCACTTCTGGTATTTAGTGATTCCAGCTACACCGACATGGCAAAGCTGCTTAAATACACCGGAGAGCTTAACGATACCGCCGAACTCGAACTCATCATGGATATCGCCAGCATTCTCGTTGGCGCCTGCACGGGCGGGATTGCTCAGCAACTGGATATCGCCTTTAGCCAAGGCCACCCAATGGTTCTTGGGCAACATGTCAAAGTCAGCGACCTTGTTAAAACAAATGAAACTCGTTGGAAGCAGGCCTTAGCGATAGAGATAACGTACGAGATCGAAAACTACGATATCACGTGTGATCTAATGCTGCTTTTTACAGAAGACTCAATCGACAATCTAAACCAGCGACTCTCTTATCTGATGGATTAA
- a CDS encoding PaaI family thioesterase, with product MDLRNIVARAHENGDYSELIATIPYAVTIGVECERFGDEVLFKLPRKKSNIGNPILPAIHGGVIGGFMEISASLYLLMFQDTPKLPKIVDISLDYLRAGLDKDTYVECKLTRQGSRVANVIVTAWQKSRDEPIALARAHFLFS from the coding sequence ATGGATTTAAGAAATATTGTAGCCCGTGCTCACGAAAACGGTGACTATTCAGAGCTGATTGCCACTATTCCTTACGCCGTGACTATCGGTGTTGAGTGTGAGCGGTTTGGTGATGAAGTGTTATTTAAGCTGCCCAGAAAGAAAAGCAATATAGGGAACCCCATTTTACCGGCTATCCATGGCGGAGTAATCGGCGGGTTTATGGAAATATCGGCATCACTCTATCTATTGATGTTTCAAGATACCCCTAAGCTGCCAAAAATAGTCGATATATCATTGGATTACCTAAGGGCGGGCTTGGACAAAGATACCTATGTAGAGTGCAAATTGACTCGACAAGGGAGTCGAGTTGCCAATGTTATTGTTACTGCCTGGCAAAAATCCCGCGATGAACCGATTGCTTTAGCCAGGGCTCACTTTTTGTTCAGTTAA
- a CDS encoding DUF6586 family protein: MTNRWRTQTSKKLFLADIQRKAWQACIESGRVEGNCSGFKPKEESLKQSTILLMLMGWESFLNEIAEYHQQRTPEPILNLQQLLAHVGEESPEIGHLLELSRFEGSWICDFLKVISLIRFPQAKSTSGTELAENALIATSGSVEPVDSIDNISRILDEFKCYLEEVRERMSEW, from the coding sequence ATGACCAATAGATGGCGTACCCAAACTTCTAAAAAGCTGTTTCTCGCAGATATTCAGCGTAAGGCATGGCAAGCGTGTATTGAAAGCGGTCGTGTTGAAGGTAATTGTAGTGGCTTTAAACCTAAAGAGGAGTCACTTAAGCAGTCCACCATATTGTTAATGCTGATGGGGTGGGAAAGTTTTTTAAATGAAATTGCCGAATACCACCAGCAACGAACACCTGAACCTATACTTAATCTGCAACAGTTGCTGGCACATGTTGGAGAAGAATCTCCAGAAATTGGCCATCTACTTGAACTTTCCCGGTTTGAAGGGAGTTGGATATGCGACTTTCTAAAAGTAATCAGCCTCATTCGTTTTCCTCAGGCAAAGAGTACATCAGGCACTGAGTTGGCAGAAAACGCACTTATTGCGACGTCAGGTAGTGTGGAACCTGTTGATTCAATCGATAATATAAGCCGTATTCTGGACGAGTTTAAGTGCTACCTGGAAGAGGTAAGAGAACGAATGTCGGAATGGTAA